One window of Vespa velutina chromosome 2, iVesVel2.1, whole genome shotgun sequence genomic DNA carries:
- the LOC124947330 gene encoding piggyBac transposable element-derived protein 4-like — protein sequence MSSEEVLSDSSSEIYKSSTIKRCRVISDDETESEHESDWYADSNNSNQIWFNPIGNQPNLKSFSGIPGINVTNNKVLECNSPIDFYSLFLNEEIIQMIVNQTNLYANQMMERNQSERLSKWIPTNIHEIKQLFGLIMWMGLVKLPTIQLYWTKDVLFAQSFPRTVMSRNRFEILLRMLHFADNEQISNPNNLLYKLQTLIDTLNKNFKEYYNPSETVCIDESIIPFRGRIIFRQYIKIFKLCSTSGYTNSFQVYAGKTTNTEETTPISVVMSLCQNIINLGHTLCTDKRYTSIALAEKLLSVDTHSIGILQVNRRDIPKDILSKKLQRGEIIAREHKNGITILKWKDKRNVLMLSTKHSTEMVTVNGRRNNCIKPKIIADYNISKSYVDLSDHMTSYLSPLRKGQKWYKRLAFELLFNTSVINAWIMHNNIINNRISILEFRQKLVKQLTEHLNNTDTSLPRMQLTIRRHHEIQSKNGSARQTRRRCKRCYEENVKKFGREFAKNRTKKVTTFCGNCTSNPYYCLPCFNTVHRDLPI from the coding sequence ATGTCATCTGAAGAAGTTTTGAGTGATTCATCAAGTGAAATATACAAATCATCTACAATTAAACGTTGTAGAGTCATATCTGATGATGAAACTGAGAGTGAACATGAAAGTGACTGGTATGCAGATAGCAATAATAGCAATCAAATATGGTTTAATCCAATTGGCAATCAACCcaatttgaaatctttttccGGCATACCTGGTATCAatgtaacaaataataaagttttagAATGTAATTCACCAATAGATTTTTactcattatttttaaatgaagaaataatccAGATGATTGTAAATCAAACTAATCTTTACGCAAACCAAATGATGGAAAGAAATCAATCCGAGCGATTGAGTAAATGGATTCCCACTAATATACATGAAATTAAACAGCTCTTTGGTTTAATTATGTGGATGGGATTGGTAAAACTTCCAACTATACAACTTTACTGGACGAAAGATGTTTTATTTGCTCAAAGTTTTCCACGTACTGTTATGTCTCGCaatcgatttgaaatattattgagAATGCTTCACTTTGCAGACAATGAGCAAATTAGTAATCCAAATAACTTATTGTATAAGTTACAAACGTTGATtgatacattaaataaaaattttaaagaatattataatccTAGTGAAACTGTTTGTATTGATGAATCTATTATCCCATTCCGTGGACGAATTATATTtagacaatatataaaaatatttaagttatGCAGCACATCTGGATATACAAATTCTTTTCAAGTATATGCAGGGAAAACTACAAATACAGAAGAAACGACACCCATAAGTGTTGTAATGTCTCTAtgtcaaaatataataaatcttggACATACATTATGTACagataaaagatatacaaGTATTGCTTTAGCTGAAAAATTACTTTCCGTTGATACACATTCGATTGGAATTCTTCAAGTTAATCGTCGCGACATTCCAAAAGACATATTGTCAAAAAAGCTACAAAGGGGTGAAATAATTGCAAGAGAACATAAAAATGGTATAACTATTTTGAAATGGAAGGATAAACGGAATGTACTCATGCTTTCAACTAAACATTCTACAGAAATGGTTACAGTTAATGGCCGAAggaataattgtattaaaccAAAAATTATTGCAGATTATAATATCAGTAAATCATATGTTGATTTATCCGATCACATGACATCATATCTCAGTCCATTGAGAAAAGGCCAGAAATGGTATAAAAGACTGGCCTTcgaacttttatttaatacctCTGTAATAAATGCTTGGATAatgcataataatataataaacaatcgTATATCTATTTTGGAATTCCGACAAAAATTAGTTAAACAATTGACGGAACATCTAAATAATACTGACACATCTTTGCCTAGAATGCAACTTACCATTAGAAGGCATCATGAAATACAGAGCAAAAATGGAAGTGCACGGCAAACTAGACGACGATGTAAAAGATGCTATGAAGAAAATGTGAAGAAATTTGGTCGagaatttgcaaaaaatcgtacaaaaaaagtaacaacATTTTGTGGAAATTGTACTAGcaatccttattattgtttgcCATGTTTTAATACAGTTCATCGCGATCTACCCATTTAA